One region of Glycine max cultivar Williams 82 chromosome 9, Glycine_max_v4.0, whole genome shotgun sequence genomic DNA includes:
- the HSF-16 gene encoding heat stress transcription factor 16, with product MMEHNIIVNNNNVIAPFVIKTYNMVNDPTTDKLIMWGPANNSFIVLDPLDFSHSLLPAFFKHNNFSSFVRQLNTYGFRKVDPDRWEFANEWFLRGQKHLLRNIARRKHGGAGRSNFNLHSHHHPLKVEELDDEAMVMEIARLKEEQKALEEELQGMNKRLETTEKRPQQMMAFLSKVVEDPQVLSRILREREKKHLGEKKRRLIPPPTTTAATTSSSSSSGIKTEFEEDEGNYNIMSSSPETGLEIDNNNICSPLAAGYWGEQGCHGYNRGAVTAPLTVVAPAVPTMGGGYLGRGVFFGEMAAEGNAVPPYPFSLLEGGF from the exons ATGATGGAACACAACATCATCGTTAACAACAACAACGTGATCGCACCGTTTGTCATAAAAACCTACAACATGGTGAACGATCCCACCACCGATAAACTCATCATGTGGGGCCCAGCCAACAACAGCTTCATCGTCCTCGACCCCCTCGACTTCTCTCACTCCCTCCTCCCTGCTTTCTTCAAGCACAACAACTTCTCCAGCTTCGTTCGACAACTCAACACTTAT gGTTTCAGAAAGGTGGATCCGGATCGGTGGGAATTCGCAAATGAGTGGTTCCTGCGAGGACAGAAGCACTTGTTGAGAAACATCGCGCGGAGGAAGCACGGTGGAGCTGGGAGGAGCAATTTCAATTTGCATTCGCATCATCATCCGTTGAAGGTGGAGGAATTGGACGACGAAGCCATGGTGATGGAGATAGCGAGGTTGAAGGAGGAGCAAAAAGCGTTGGAGGAAGAGCTTCAAGGAATGAACAAGAGGTTAGAGACAACAGAAAAACGACCACAACAAATGATGGCTTTTCTGTCCAAGGTTGTCGAGGACCCGCAGGTTCTTTCTCGGATTCTccgagaaagagaaaagaaacacCTGGGCGAGAAAAAGCGCCGCCTAATTCCGCCGCCAACAACGACGGCAGCGACgacgtcgtcgtcgtcgtcctCCGGCATCAAGACGGAGTTCGAAGAAGACGAAGGTAATTATAATATCATGTCTTCGTCGCCAGAGACAGGGTTGGAAAtcgataataataatatttgttcgCCTCTGGCGGCGGGGTATTGGGGGGAACAGGGTTGTCATGGGTACAATCGTGGCGCCGTGACGGCGCCGTTGACGGTGGTGGCGCCGGCGGTTCCGACGATGGGAGGAGGGTATTTGGGGCGTGGGGTTTTTTTTGGGGAAATGGCGGCGGAGGGGAATGCGGTGCCGCCTTATCCGTTTTCGTTGTTGGAAGGTGGCTTTtag